The Leclercia sp. S52 genome has a segment encoding these proteins:
- the katE gene encoding catalase HPII gives MSQNDKTHHPQQSPVHDENEAKPGLDSLAPDDGSHRASPVPTPPGQEPTAPGSLKAPDTGNEKLNALEAVRKGGENFPLTTNQGVRIADDQNSLRAGTRGPTLLEDFILREKITHFDHERIPERIVHARGSAAHGYFQPYKNLSDITKAAFLSDPDKITPVFVRFSTVQGGAGSADTVRDIRGFATKFYTEEGIFDLVGNNTPVFFIQDAHKFPDFVHAVKPEPHWAIPQGQSAHDTFWDYVSLQPETLHNVMWAMSDRGIPRSYRTMEGFGIHTFRLINAEGKATFVRFHWKPVAGKASLVWDEAQKLTGRDPDFHRRDLWEAIEAGDFPEYELGFQLIPEEDEFKFDFDLLDPTKLIPEELVPVQLVGKMVLNRNPDNFFAENEQAAFHPGHIVPGLDFTNDPLLQGRLFSYTDTQISRLGGPNFHEIPINKPTCPYHNFQRDGMHRMEIDTNPANYEPNSINDNWPRETPPGPKRGGFESYQERVEGTKIRERSPSFAEYYAHPRLFWHSQTPVEQEHIIGAFSFELSKVVRTYIRERVVDQLARIDITLAQGVAENLGLTLTDEQRNLAPPQDVSGLKKDPSLSLYAVPGGDIKGRVVAVLLNDTPRANDVLAVLRALKAKGVHAKLLYSRMGEVTADDGSVLPVAATFAGSPSLTVDAVVVPCGDIQSLLNNGDAAYYLLEAYKHLKPIALAGDARQFKPLLKVADQGEEGIIEGDTAAGAFMDELVLQMAAHRVWSRRSKIAAIPA, from the coding sequence ATGTCGCAAAATGATAAGACCCACCACCCGCAGCAATCCCCGGTCCATGATGAAAATGAAGCGAAACCCGGGCTGGACTCCCTGGCCCCGGATGATGGCTCCCACCGCGCCAGTCCGGTCCCTACCCCGCCGGGACAGGAGCCTACCGCGCCCGGTAGCCTGAAGGCACCGGACACCGGCAATGAAAAGCTGAACGCGCTGGAGGCGGTGCGCAAAGGCGGCGAAAACTTCCCGCTCACCACCAACCAGGGTGTACGCATCGCTGACGACCAAAACTCGCTGCGCGCCGGAACGCGCGGCCCGACCCTGCTGGAAGATTTTATCCTGCGGGAGAAGATCACCCATTTCGACCATGAGCGTATCCCGGAGCGTATCGTTCACGCCCGCGGCTCGGCCGCGCATGGCTATTTCCAGCCTTATAAAAACCTGAGCGATATTACCAAAGCCGCCTTCCTCTCTGACCCGGATAAAATTACCCCGGTGTTTGTCCGCTTCTCCACGGTACAGGGTGGCGCAGGCTCCGCCGATACGGTGCGCGATATCCGCGGGTTCGCCACCAAGTTCTATACCGAAGAGGGGATTTTTGACCTGGTGGGCAACAACACGCCGGTCTTCTTTATTCAGGATGCCCACAAGTTCCCCGATTTTGTCCATGCGGTGAAGCCGGAGCCCCACTGGGCGATCCCGCAGGGCCAGAGCGCGCATGATACCTTCTGGGACTATGTCTCGCTGCAGCCTGAAACCCTGCACAACGTGATGTGGGCGATGTCCGACCGCGGCATTCCCCGCAGCTATCGCACCATGGAGGGGTTTGGCATCCACACCTTCCGGCTGATCAATGCCGAAGGCAAAGCCACCTTTGTGCGCTTCCACTGGAAGCCGGTGGCCGGCAAAGCCTCGCTGGTGTGGGATGAAGCACAGAAGCTCACCGGGCGCGACCCGGACTTCCATCGTCGCGATCTCTGGGAAGCCATTGAAGCGGGCGACTTCCCGGAATATGAGCTTGGTTTCCAGCTGATCCCGGAAGAGGACGAGTTCAAATTTGATTTTGACCTGCTCGACCCGACCAAGCTGATCCCCGAGGAGCTGGTGCCGGTTCAGCTGGTGGGCAAAATGGTGCTCAACCGTAACCCGGACAACTTCTTTGCCGAGAACGAGCAGGCCGCTTTCCACCCAGGGCACATCGTCCCGGGGCTGGACTTTACCAACGATCCGCTGTTGCAGGGCCGTCTGTTCTCCTACACCGATACGCAGATCAGCCGTCTGGGCGGGCCGAACTTCCACGAGATCCCGATCAACAAGCCAACCTGTCCGTACCATAACTTCCAGCGTGACGGGATGCACCGGATGGAGATCGATACCAATCCGGCCAACTACGAGCCCAACTCTATCAACGATAACTGGCCGCGCGAAACCCCGCCGGGACCAAAACGCGGTGGCTTTGAGTCGTATCAGGAGCGCGTGGAAGGGACTAAAATCCGCGAGCGCAGCCCCTCTTTCGCTGAATATTACGCCCATCCGCGGCTGTTCTGGCACAGCCAGACCCCAGTCGAGCAGGAGCACATTATTGGCGCCTTCAGCTTTGAGCTGAGCAAAGTGGTACGGACCTATATCCGCGAGCGGGTGGTCGATCAGCTGGCGCGCATTGATATCACCCTGGCTCAGGGCGTGGCAGAGAATCTGGGGCTGACCCTCACCGACGAGCAACGTAATCTGGCCCCGCCGCAGGACGTCAGCGGCCTGAAGAAAGATCCGTCCCTCAGCCTGTATGCCGTTCCCGGCGGCGATATCAAAGGCCGCGTTGTGGCGGTACTGCTCAACGATACCCCGCGAGCTAACGACGTGCTGGCGGTACTGCGGGCGCTGAAGGCTAAAGGCGTACACGCGAAGCTGCTCTACTCGCGGATGGGAGAAGTGACCGCCGATGACGGCTCGGTGCTGCCGGTGGCAGCGACGTTTGCCGGATCGCCGTCCCTGACCGTTGATGCGGTGGTGGTGCCCTGCGGTGATATCCAGAGCCTGCTCAACAACGGGGATGCCGCCTATTATCTGCTGGAAGCCTACAAGCACCTTAAGCCGATTGCGCTGGCGGGCGACGCGCGGCAGTTCAAACCGCTGCTGAAGGTAGCAGATCAGGGTGAAGAAGGGATTATCGAAGGTGATACTGCGGCAGGCGCGTTTATGGACGAGCTGGTGTTGCAGATGGCGGCGCACCGGGTCTGGTCGCGTCGGAGTAAAATCGCGGCTATCCCAGCGTAA
- the cedA gene encoding cell division activator CedA has translation MNPLLMKPLRQQNRPVISYQPRVEPAPPEHASKLDGFRDVWLLRGKYVAFVLIGERFRRSPAFTVPESAQRWAAQVRQEEEVED, from the coding sequence GTGAACCCGCTGCTTATGAAACCTCTTCGCCAACAAAATCGTCCTGTTATCAGTTACCAGCCCCGCGTTGAACCCGCGCCGCCAGAACATGCCAGCAAACTGGATGGCTTTCGTGACGTCTGGTTGTTACGCGGCAAATATGTGGCCTTTGTTCTGATTGGCGAGCGTTTTCGCCGTTCCCCGGCGTTTACCGTCCCGGAGTCGGCTCAGCGCTGGGCGGCACAGGTCCGCCAGGAAGAAGAAGTTGAGGATTAA
- a CDS encoding L-cystine transporter translates to MNFPLIANIVVFVGLLLLLAQSRHKQWSLAKKVLVGLVMGVVFGLALQAIYGASNPVLKDSIQWFNIVGNGYVQLLQMIVMPLVFASILSAVARLHNASQLGKISVLTIGTLLFTTLISALVGVLVTNLFGLTAEGLVQGTAETARLTAIETNYAGKVADLTVPQMVLSFIPKNPFADLTGASPTSIISVVIFAAFLGVAALKLLKDDAPKGQRVLTAIDTLQSWVMKLVRLVMQLTPYGVLALMTKVVAGSNLQDIIKLGSFVVASYLGLGIMFVVHGILLGVNGVSPLKYFRKVWPVLTFAFTSRSSAASIPLNVEAQTRRLGVPESIASFSASFGATIGQNGCAGLYPAMLAVMVAPTVGINPLDPVWIATLVGIVTVSSAGVAGVGGGATFAALIVLPALGLPVTLVALLISVEPLIDMGRTALNVSGSMTAGTLTSQWLKQTDKAVLDSDEHAELAHR, encoded by the coding sequence ATGAATTTTCCATTAATCGCGAACATCGTGGTGTTCGTCGGCTTACTGCTGTTGCTGGCGCAGTCGCGTCATAAGCAGTGGAGCCTGGCCAAAAAAGTACTGGTCGGTCTGGTGATGGGCGTGGTCTTTGGACTGGCGCTGCAGGCCATTTACGGTGCCAGCAACCCGGTACTGAAAGACTCTATTCAATGGTTTAATATTGTCGGTAACGGCTATGTTCAGCTGCTGCAGATGATTGTTATGCCGCTGGTCTTTGCCTCTATTCTGAGCGCGGTTGCCCGTCTGCATAACGCCTCGCAGCTGGGTAAAATCAGCGTTCTGACCATCGGCACGCTGCTGTTTACGACCCTGATCTCAGCCCTGGTGGGCGTGCTGGTCACCAACCTGTTTGGCCTGACCGCAGAAGGTCTGGTGCAGGGCACCGCGGAAACCGCGCGTCTGACCGCTATCGAGACCAACTATGCCGGTAAAGTGGCGGATCTCACCGTACCGCAGATGGTGCTCTCCTTTATCCCGAAAAACCCGTTTGCTGACCTGACCGGGGCTAGCCCGACGTCGATCATCAGCGTGGTAATTTTCGCCGCCTTCCTGGGCGTGGCTGCGCTGAAGCTGCTGAAAGATGACGCGCCGAAAGGCCAGCGCGTGCTGACCGCCATCGACACCCTGCAGAGCTGGGTGATGAAGCTGGTGCGTCTGGTAATGCAGCTGACCCCGTACGGCGTGCTGGCGCTGATGACCAAAGTGGTGGCAGGCTCTAACCTGCAGGACATCATCAAGCTGGGCAGCTTCGTGGTCGCCTCTTACCTCGGTCTGGGCATCATGTTTGTGGTGCACGGCATTCTGCTCGGCGTGAACGGCGTGAGCCCGCTGAAATACTTCCGTAAAGTGTGGCCGGTGCTGACCTTTGCCTTCACCAGCCGCTCCAGCGCCGCCTCTATTCCGCTGAACGTGGAAGCGCAGACCCGTCGCCTGGGCGTGCCGGAATCGATCGCCAGCTTCTCCGCCTCCTTTGGCGCGACCATTGGTCAAAACGGTTGTGCAGGTCTCTACCCGGCAATGCTGGCGGTGATGGTAGCGCCAACGGTGGGTATTAACCCGCTGGATCCGGTGTGGATTGCGACCCTGGTCGGGATTGTGACCGTCAGCTCTGCCGGTGTGGCCGGTGTGGGCGGCGGCGCAACCTTCGCCGCGCTGATCGTACTGCCTGCGCTGGGTCTGCCGGTGACGCTGGTGGCACTGCTGATCTCCGTTGAACCTCTGATCGACATGGGCCGTACCGCGCTGAACGTCAGCGGCTCCATGACCGCCGGTACGCTCACCAGCCAGTGGCTGAAGCAGACCGATAAAGCGGTACTGGACAGCGATGAACATGCGGAACTGGCGCACCGTTAA
- a CDS encoding metal-dependent hydrolase — protein MTAEGHLLFSLACAVFAKNAELTPVLAQGDWWHIVPSAVLTCLLPDIDHPKSLLGQRLKWISKPIARACGHRGFTHSLLAVFAALILFYLKVPDSWLIPADAIQGMVLGYLSHILADMLTPAGVPLLWPCRWRFRLPILRPQKGNQLERALCMALFAWAVWMPQTMPENGAVRWSSHMINSLQFQFNRFIHHQSEQ, from the coding sequence ATGACGGCGGAAGGTCATCTGCTCTTTTCTCTCGCCTGCGCAGTGTTTGCCAAAAACGCTGAGCTTACACCGGTGCTGGCGCAGGGTGACTGGTGGCATATCGTGCCATCGGCAGTTTTGACCTGCCTGTTACCTGATATCGATCACCCCAAGTCGCTGCTCGGGCAGCGGCTGAAGTGGATCTCAAAACCCATTGCCCGCGCCTGCGGCCATCGCGGCTTTACCCACAGCCTGCTGGCGGTCTTTGCCGCGCTTATCCTCTTCTATTTAAAAGTGCCTGACAGCTGGCTGATCCCGGCGGATGCCATCCAGGGGATGGTGCTGGGCTATCTGAGCCATATTCTGGCCGACATGCTCACCCCGGCGGGCGTTCCCCTGCTGTGGCCCTGCCGCTGGCGTTTTCGTCTGCCGATCCTCAGGCCACAAAAAGGCAACCAGCTCGAGCGTGCCCTGTGCATGGCCCTGTTCGCCTGGGCGGTGTGGATGCCGCAGACGATGCCGGAAAACGGTGCCGTGCGCTGGTCTTCGCACATGATTAATTCCCTGCAGTTTCAGTTCAACCGCTTTATTCATCATCAAAGTGAGCAGTAA
- the hxpB gene encoding hexitol phosphatase HxpB produces the protein MSTPRQILAAIFDMDGLLIDSEPLWDRAELDVMASLGVDISRRHELPDTLGLRIDMVVELWYAHQPWVGPGRDEVTDRIINRALTLVEENRPLLKGAREAVALCKAQGLKVGLASASPLHMLEKVLIMFDLRDSFDALASAEKLPYSKPHPQVYMDCAAKLGVDPTTCVALEDSVNGMIASKAARMRSIVVPAEENQHDARYALADVKLTSLQDLTVAHLRG, from the coding sequence ATGTCGACTCCGCGTCAAATTCTTGCAGCCATTTTTGATATGGATGGATTACTGATTGATTCCGAGCCGCTCTGGGATCGTGCTGAACTGGATGTGATGGCCAGCCTGGGCGTGGATATCAGCCGTCGTCACGAACTGCCGGACACTCTCGGCCTGCGCATCGATATGGTGGTCGAACTCTGGTATGCCCACCAGCCGTGGGTGGGGCCGGGACGGGACGAGGTCACCGACCGCATCATCAACCGGGCCCTGACGCTGGTGGAAGAGAACCGCCCGCTGCTGAAAGGCGCGCGTGAAGCCGTGGCGCTGTGCAAAGCACAGGGGCTGAAAGTGGGCCTCGCCTCCGCTTCCCCGCTGCACATGCTGGAAAAGGTGCTGATCATGTTTGATCTGCGCGACAGCTTTGATGCGCTGGCCTCGGCAGAAAAACTGCCCTACAGCAAGCCGCACCCGCAGGTGTATATGGACTGCGCCGCGAAGCTGGGCGTTGACCCGACCACCTGCGTGGCGCTGGAAGACTCCGTCAATGGCATGATTGCCAGCAAAGCGGCCCGGATGCGCTCTATCGTCGTACCCGCAGAAGAGAATCAGCATGATGCCCGCTATGCGCTTGCGGACGTTAAGCTCACCTCGCTGCAGGACCTCACCGTGGCGCATCTGCGCGGGTAA
- a CDS encoding YniB family protein: MTYQQAGRVAILKIIAGWVIFIPAVISTIISVLKFIYDHSEKQAGINAVMLDFAHVMIEMMRFNTPFLNFFWYNSPTPDFRQGMNIAFWIIFALIFIALALQASGARMRRQTRLLREGLEAQLILEKAKGEEGLTREQIESRIVVPNHTIFLQIFTLYVLPVLMIVAGYFLFSLLGLV; encoded by the coding sequence ATGACATATCAACAAGCTGGACGTGTTGCGATACTGAAGATAATTGCCGGATGGGTAATTTTTATCCCGGCGGTGATCTCGACCATTATTTCCGTCCTGAAATTTATCTATGACCACAGCGAAAAGCAGGCGGGGATCAATGCCGTGATGCTGGATTTTGCCCACGTCATGATCGAGATGATGCGCTTTAACACGCCGTTCCTGAATTTCTTCTGGTACAACTCCCCGACGCCCGACTTCCGTCAGGGGATGAATATTGCATTCTGGATTATCTTTGCCCTGATCTTTATTGCCCTGGCGCTGCAGGCTTCCGGAGCGCGGATGCGCAGACAGACCCGCTTACTTCGCGAAGGGCTGGAAGCTCAGCTGATTCTGGAGAAGGCGAAAGGGGAAGAGGGGTTAACCCGCGAGCAGATTGAATCGCGTATCGTGGTGCCGAATCACACCATTTTCCTGCAAATTTTCACGCTCTACGTGCTGCCGGTGCTGATGATCGTCGCCGGATACTTCCTGTTCTCCCTTCTCGGTCTGGTGTAA